In Vibrio sp. 10N, the following proteins share a genomic window:
- a CDS encoding GNAT family N-acetyltransferase, producing the protein MQVADYDAVMALWNETEHMLIREADSRENVIAYLDKNPNMSFVATVHGKVVGAVLAGTDGRRGYLQHLAVDEGFRGQRIGKTLVEKVTAAFAHIGISKTHLFVNAENEQAQRFYQSMGWEVRQEVKMYSFNSSANLDI; encoded by the coding sequence ATGCAAGTCGCAGACTATGATGCTGTTATGGCATTGTGGAATGAAACAGAACATATGCTAATCCGTGAAGCGGATAGCCGAGAAAATGTGATCGCGTATCTCGACAAAAACCCAAATATGAGTTTTGTTGCGACGGTTCATGGCAAGGTCGTTGGGGCAGTACTCGCAGGTACCGATGGTCGTCGGGGCTATCTTCAGCATCTCGCGGTTGATGAAGGATTCCGAGGTCAACGGATCGGCAAAACATTGGTTGAGAAAGTGACCGCTGCGTTTGCACACATTGGGATCAGCAAAACCCACTTATTTGTGAATGCTGAGAACGAGCAAGCGCAGAGGTTCTATCAATCGATGGGATGGGAAGTGCGTCAAGAAGTCAAAATGTACTCTTTTAACTCATCGGCTAATCTAGATATCTAA
- a CDS encoding antibiotic biosynthesis monooxygenase family protein encodes MFAVIFKATIRTLDKEYSLYANQLRELAMSKYGCTDFVSSCEGNQEIAISYWSCEQDIARWHNDPRHKRAQQLGKDKWYLDYSVEVVEVKRSYSGERVVS; translated from the coding sequence TTGTTTGCCGTCATCTTTAAAGCTACTATTCGAACTCTTGATAAAGAGTATTCTCTTTATGCCAATCAGCTACGTGAACTTGCCATGTCAAAATACGGTTGTACTGACTTTGTCAGTAGCTGCGAAGGTAATCAAGAAATAGCCATTTCTTACTGGTCGTGTGAGCAAGACATTGCACGATGGCATAATGATCCTCGACATAAACGAGCTCAGCAGCTTGGCAAAGACAAATGGTATTTGGACTACAGCGTTGAAGTCGTTGAGGTAAAAAGGAGTTACTCAGGTGAACGTGTCGTATCGTGA
- a CDS encoding alpha/beta fold hydrolase, producing the protein MGKRYVISNKHHDNFMLEQRHVEKIALVTEGGGQRGIFTAGVLDAFLRAEFNPFDLLIGTSAGSLNLASYICGHQGHSYKVIAEATRHPEFFNLAKYLLSGEGLDLDFLVDSAESRIPLNWDKGSDFLKTKQVVAVATHGTELTSACFDVTRENWKHVLSASCAIPALHKRPVVFDDTRWFDGGIAAPIPVEEAYRRGYKHIVVVRTMPIDFEDHHPMLEAFLKRAPSKTLTELSAMLIKHEESYRQTQRFLASPPDDVEIYEISPDRALLSSVIGSTKKQLDSDYMHGVRLGRLFVESVGRKLDIPYKPYKRYKIQTSEFAPKAHLDQQIEATWASPTTGQFKGEAGVNIEWINLNPNFHQRAIVLVQGRNETFWKYQELIHELSQHFSVYTYDHRGQGESERLVEESELGHIDDFGRYVEDLATFVDTVVHELGGYDDIEMLAHSMGGAVATQYLATKPNKVKSCVLTSPMFGLKLPKVVGGLHSATIKVISQLQKTPHYAPTQTAFVAKSFENNDHTTSKVRFQAYSDLLISNPRLRLGGVSPKWITEAMAAGKQCLRYAKSISTPILIIQPEADNVVSNAAQDLFNERCLTSRMLSVPHARHDILIEADRYRDWTLKHIFNFYDHRYKNV; encoded by the coding sequence ATGGGTAAGCGATACGTTATAAGCAATAAACATCATGACAACTTCATGCTAGAACAGCGTCACGTTGAAAAGATTGCTTTGGTGACAGAAGGGGGTGGACAGCGCGGCATATTTACCGCGGGCGTACTCGATGCTTTCTTGCGAGCGGAGTTTAATCCGTTCGATCTACTTATTGGTACGTCGGCGGGTTCACTCAACCTTGCTTCTTACATCTGCGGTCACCAAGGGCATTCTTACAAGGTGATCGCAGAGGCGACTCGCCATCCAGAGTTCTTCAATTTGGCGAAGTATCTACTGAGCGGTGAAGGGCTGGATCTGGACTTTCTTGTTGACAGTGCGGAGTCGAGAATTCCTCTTAACTGGGATAAAGGTTCGGATTTTCTTAAGACAAAACAAGTCGTTGCTGTCGCGACACATGGAACCGAGCTCACCAGCGCTTGTTTTGATGTCACACGGGAAAATTGGAAGCATGTGTTAAGTGCTTCTTGCGCGATCCCAGCGCTTCACAAACGCCCCGTTGTCTTTGATGATACGCGTTGGTTTGATGGCGGTATTGCTGCGCCCATTCCAGTGGAAGAAGCTTACCGAAGAGGCTACAAGCATATTGTCGTGGTCAGAACCATGCCTATAGACTTTGAAGATCACCACCCTATGCTCGAAGCGTTTTTGAAACGTGCGCCATCGAAAACACTGACTGAGTTGTCGGCAATGCTAATTAAGCATGAAGAGAGCTATCGCCAGACTCAGCGTTTTCTCGCCTCACCACCAGACGATGTAGAGATCTATGAAATCTCGCCCGACAGAGCTTTGCTGTCGTCTGTGATAGGCAGTACCAAAAAGCAATTGGATTCTGACTATATGCATGGCGTGCGCCTTGGCCGACTCTTTGTAGAGAGTGTGGGCAGAAAGCTCGACATTCCATACAAACCTTATAAACGTTATAAAATACAAACCTCTGAGTTTGCACCCAAGGCACACCTTGACCAACAGATTGAGGCGACGTGGGCGTCCCCCACGACTGGACAGTTTAAAGGTGAAGCTGGTGTAAACATTGAGTGGATCAACCTCAACCCCAACTTCCATCAAAGAGCCATAGTGTTGGTACAAGGGCGAAATGAAACGTTCTGGAAATATCAAGAGTTGATCCACGAGCTTAGTCAGCACTTTAGTGTGTACACATACGACCATCGTGGTCAGGGAGAGTCTGAACGCTTGGTTGAGGAGTCAGAGCTTGGTCATATCGATGATTTTGGCCGTTACGTAGAAGACTTAGCGACCTTCGTTGACACTGTTGTTCATGAACTAGGTGGTTATGATGACATTGAGATGTTGGCTCATTCGATGGGCGGTGCTGTCGCGACTCAATACTTAGCCACAAAACCAAACAAGGTAAAGTCATGCGTGCTTACCAGTCCCATGTTTGGTTTAAAGTTACCCAAAGTTGTCGGTGGACTTCATTCTGCAACCATTAAAGTCATCAGTCAGCTACAAAAAACGCCTCATTACGCACCCACGCAAACCGCATTTGTGGCTAAGTCATTTGAAAATAATGACCATACGACTAGCAAAGTGCGTTTTCAGGCGTACAGTGATCTGTTAATCAGCAATCCACGCTTGCGGCTAGGCGGCGTGAGCCCAAAATGGATCACTGAAGCGATGGCGGCAGGAAAACAATGTTTACGCTATGCCAAGTCTATCTCTACCCCGATACTCATCATCCAACCAGAAGCGGACAATGTTGTATCTAATGCAGCTCAAGATCTGTTTAACGAGCGATGCCTGACTTCACGAATGTTAAGTGTCCCTCATGCACGGCATGACATTTTGATAGAGGCTGATCGATATCGAGATTGGACTCTTAAACATATCTTTAATTTCTATGACCACAGATACAAAAACGTTTAA
- a CDS encoding GlsB/YeaQ/YmgE family stress response membrane protein — protein sequence MGILSWIILGLIAGALAKWLMPGNDGGGWIATMCLGIAGAFVGGFIGGFLGFGGASGVNIGSIITATLGAFVLLFVYNRFLKN from the coding sequence ATGGGTATTCTCTCGTGGATTATTCTTGGACTTATTGCTGGTGCACTGGCCAAATGGTTGATGCCAGGCAATGACGGTGGAGGTTGGATTGCCACTATGTGCTTGGGTATTGCTGGCGCATTTGTGGGTGGTTTTATTGGGGGATTTTTGGGCTTTGGCGGCGCCAGTGGTGTGAATATAGGCAGTATTATAACCGCTACCCTAGGCGCATTTGTTTTGCTGTTTGTCTACAATCGTTTTCTCAAAAACTAA